Within Deltaproteobacteria bacterium, the genomic segment GCTGGTGGGTGACAAGAACGGGAAGTATCCGCACGGCAACTCTATCCTGGTACGCGGGCGCGATACCTCCCTGCTAATTGATCCATCGCTCACAGTCGCGCAGCGGGCTGATCAGTTGCGCGGCGCGGCGGATCTCGTCGTGTTGAGTCATGTGCACGAAGACCACGTCGCTGGCGTCTTCGCCTTTCCCGACGCGCCAATCTACGCGCATCGTGCCGATGCGTCCGGCCTGCGCAGCATGGATGGTCTGATGGAAATCTACGGCTACGGTGAGCCGCTCACCGCCGGCATGCGCGACTACGTTACCCAGACATTCCACTACACGCCGCGCCCCGACACGCTCGACTACGACGACGGCGCCGAGTTCGATTTGGGCGGTACGCGTGTGCGCGCCGTTCATCTGCCGGGGCACACGCGCGGTCACAACGCTTTGCTGATCGAGCCGGAGGGAGTGCTGTTCCTTGGTGATATCGATCTGACCGGCTTCGGTCCGTACTACGGCGATGCTTGGTCGGATCTGAACGACTTCGAGCGATCGCTGGTGCGCCTGCCCGAGATCGATGCCCGCATCTGGGTGTCGTTCCATCACGTCGGCATCATCGAGGATCGGGACGTGTTCACCACCAAGCTCGCCGCGTTCGCCGCCAAGATTCCCGCACGGGAGCAGGCCATCCTCGATTTTCTTGCTGAATCTCGCAGCCTGAACGAACTCGTGGCGCATCGCTTTCTCTATCCGCCGCACGCGCACGCGCCATTCATTGACGCCGTCGAGCAGCGCACGATTGCCCAACACCTGACGCGACTGATCGCCAATGGCGCAGTCATCGCAGGCGATGGCGGCCGATTTTTGCGGCGTGACTAGCCGCCGCGCAGTCGGCGCGCTGCCTTGACCGTCCGGAGGCAAGCGATTAATGCGAGGGTGACGTGAACGGTCAACTCGCAGAGGCGCAGCCGGTGTCCACCCCACCCGCGTCCGCCGCCACCACCAAAGCGCACCGGCGCTGGCTCCCTCTCGCGATCGTGCTCGGCATTGGGGCTTTCGCGGTGATGTTCTCCTTCACCGACATCCGCGAGATGCAGCGCGTGATCGCGCGTGCCGATCCGTGGCTCCTGCTTGTGCCTGTCGTGTTCACTATTCTGAGCTACTTGGTCATGGCGCTCTCGTATCACGGCATTGCCGAAGCCTCAGATGCCCAGGTCCCGTTCGGCGAGATGTTGAAGGTGACCTTCGTAGCGAATACGGCGAACTACTTAGTCTCGAGCGGCGGGCTGAGCGGCTTCGCGTTGCGGCTCTACTTCTTTAGCCGGCGGGGTATTGCGTCCGATACCGCAGTCGTGATCTCGCTGGTGCAGACGTTTTTAACCAACGTCACCCTGCTCGCGTTCGTCCTGTTCGGTTTCGCCTATCTCGTCGCGGCGCAGACGCTGCACGGCTGGGCACTGATCACCACGGTGGTGCTCTTGGTGTTCTTTAGCGCCGCCGCCGTCGTCGCCCTGCTGCTGCTCTTTCACCGCCGGGTGCGGCGCCGCACGCTTTTCGTGCTGGCTAACACCGCCAACTGGCTGCTGCATCGCTTCGTCCCGCACCGCAAGCCGGGGCGGATGCGTATCTGGCGATTTCAACGCAACCTCAATCGCGGCATCGAATTCATGCTAGCGCGCAAGTCACAGATGGCCGCACCCGCGGTCTATATCTTCGTCGATTGGATCGTCACCTTGGGCATCCTCTACGGCGCCTTTCTCGCCTTGCACTATCCCATCCCCTTCACCTACGTCGTTGTGAGCTTCGCCGTGGGCACGATCTTGGCGCTGGTGTCCTTCATCCCTGGGGGGCTCGGCATCATGGAAGGCTCAATGGCTGCGATTTTTGCGAACCTTGGTGTGCCGCTCGAGACCGCGGTGGTCGCGGTGTTGATCTTTCGGGTCGCCTACTACGTCCTGCCACTGATCGTGAGTCTCTTCTTCTTTCACGGGATGTTCCTGCAAGGCGCCCATATCCGCCCCGACCTGCGCAACGTTGATTTCAACGGCTGACCTGGCGCTCGGCGGCGCACACTTCGTTGACAAGAACGCCGAAGTGTCAGACAGTAGATTCGCCGTGACAACTAGGCTGGGCAAGACGGGGAGGTCATGAGGGGCGGAGGGCGGAGCGCGATACTGGTCGGCTTGGTGCTATCGAACAGCATCGCATTCCCGATCATTGCGCACGCACGCAGCGCCTCGGTCACGGCGACTGCCGCGATTCTCATCGACCGTCAATCTGGGCAGATCCTGTGGCAACGCAACATCGACCTGCCGCTGCCGCCGGCAAGCACGACCAAGATCGTCACCGCGCTGCTCGCCCTCCAGAGTGGGCGGCTCGATGATTCCTTTGTCGTCAGCGCCAACGCCGCGCAGGCGGCGCCCTCGAAGATCAGCGTCCGTCCGGGGTGGCGGTTGCGCTTGCGCGATTTGCTCTATGCGATCCTGTTGAACTCCGCCAACGACGCCAGCGTCGTCGCCGCCGAAGGTCTCGGCGGCTCGGTCGATGGCTTCGCCGGGCAAATGAATACGGCGGTGCGCACCCTTGGTGCCACGCACTCACACTTCGTCAACCCGAATGGCCTACCGGCCGCCAATCACTATTCCACCGTGCACGACCTCACCACGGTCTTCAACGCCGGCTTGCGCTGGTCGCTCTTCCGGCAAGTGCTGGAGACCAAGCGCATCGTCATCACGCCGACCGCCGGGAGCACGCGCCCGATTGCGCTCCACAGCCACAACCGCCTGCTCATGTCTGACTACGAGATTCACGTGATCGGCAAGACCGGGTGGACGATTGCCGCCAAGAAGTGCTTCGTCGGCGTGGCCTCATCAGGCGACCGCGAGCTTCTGGTCGCCGTCTTGGGCTCGCGCGATTTGTGGGGCGACGTGAAGCGGTTGATCGACAGCGGCTTCCGCACCGAGACCGGCGGGCCGACGTTGGTCAGCAACGATGTCGACTGGCAACTGGCCGCCGAGGATCCCGTTCCGCAGGCGGCGGGCGATGCCGACGAACCGGCGCAGGTTGAGCCGCCCCGGGCCGTGACCTACGACATCCGCGTCGCGTCATTTCGAGGTACGGATAGCGCGACCCGCCTGCGCAGCTCGTTGACCAAGTCCGGCTATCACGCCACCGTGGGGCGCACTGGGGCGGGAAAGAAGTTGCGCTACCACGTGACGGTCGGCAGTTACCAGACCCTCAAGCAGGCGCAAGACATTGCTCGCAAACTCTCCCGCACGCACCGCGTGAAGCCGGTGGTGCTGAAGTCCTCAATCTAGGTATCCTCGTTCCGCAATCGCCCGGGCGGTGCCAGCTAGAGAGACTCACGGATCGCTTGCAGTAGCGCGATGTTGTCCGAGTGCCCTGTGCGCCGCGCGGTGACGAAGCCACGCAGCGGGCGCCCGAGCAAATAGAGATCGCCCATCACATCGAGGATTTTGTGGCGCGCAAACTCGTTGGGAAAGCGCAGCGTGGTGTTCACCACCTTCTCCTCGTCGATGAGGATGCAGTTGTCGAGTCGCCCGCCGCGCGCCAGCCCCATCGCGGCAAGCGCCTTCATGTCCTTGAGAAACGCAAACGTCCGTGCGGGGGCGATCTGCTCGCGGAATATCGCCGGATCGCCGGCCCGATAGGTGTGCTCCTGCGTACCGACTGGATGCGGATAGACCAGCGTGTACGACACGCCGAAGGTGTCCGCAGGATCGATCCAGATCGCCTCGCCGTCACCGTGGGGATCACCCACCGCGATGCGACGATCGATTTCAATCGGTTCGATGCTGGCGCCCTGCTCTTCGGTGCCGGCGCTCTCGATGAGCTGGCAGAACTCACGCGCCGAACCGTCCATCGCCGGCACTTCGCCCTGAATCTTGATCAGGAGATTGGTGATCCCGTACGCGTGCAGCGAAGCGAGCAAGTGCTCGACCGTCTTCACGGTGATCTCGCCGCGATGCAACGTCGTCGCATAGCCGGTCGAGTCGACATAGTCGAGAAACGCCGGCACGGTTTCATCCGACGACACTGTGCCGAAGACAATGCCGCTGCCTGGAGGCATCGGCTGGAGGATCAGTCCGGTTTTGGTACCGGTGTGCAACCCCTGCCCGCTGGCTACTACGCCGCGACGCAGCGTGCGTTGGGCGGTACCACTACGCAGCAGTGCCCCCTGAAGAGTCGCGCCATTGACCGGCTGCAGGTCGGGGCTCGCGGTCGCCGCGTGCGCCGCTGCGCGATGGTCGAGCGCGCGGTTGACCACGCGCAGCAGTCCTTCCAGTGAGAACGGCTTCTCAATGAAGTCGAAGGCCCCAAGCTTGGTCGCCTTCACCGCCGTCTCGATGTTACCGTGCCCGGATATCATCACGACTTCGGGCGAGAACGGCTCCGCGCGCAGCCGTTCGAGGAGTTGAATGCCGTCCATCTCTGGCATCCAGATGTCGAGCAGCACCAGCTCGGGGTGTTCATGTTCGATCACCTCTAGGGCTTGGCGGCCATCTTCCGCTTCCAGCACGCGCAACCCTTCATCAGCCAGTACCCCTCGCACCGACGCCCGGATCTCCGCTTCGTCGTCGACCACCAGCACCGTCGCCACCGTTTCCATGCGTCGTTCTCCTGTCTCGCGCTAGATACGCGCGCCGACCCGCGCCAGCGGTATACGTCGCCGGGTTGGGAACTCGATCACAAAGCGACTACCACGCGGCGCGTTGTCACGCACGCGGATGTACGCCTGATGGTCGGCGACGATCGCCGACACAATCGCTAAGCCCAACCCGGTTCCTTCCTTCTTGGTCGAAAAGTACGGCTCGAAGATGCGGCCCTTGGTCAGGTCGCTCATCCCGGTGCCAGTGTCGGCGACCTCCAAGCGCACCAAGCCGACGCGTGGTTCGTACTGCGTACTGACCGCGATCCGGCCGCGCTCGCCGGTGACGGCTGCGCAGGCGGCGACCGCGTTGTCGAGCAGGTTCACGATAGCGCGCTTGATCGCCGCACGATCGAGCTCGAGTGTCGGCAATTCCGCCGTGGGCATCCACTCGAAGTCGATTTCGCGATGGCCTTCGCGAAACAACACCAGCGCTTCCTCGATGATCTCGTTGAGATCCTGCGAGCTGAGATCAGCGGCCGGCAAGCGTGCGAAGGTGGAGAACTCGTTCACCATCTTCTTCAGCTCCTCGACTTGCCGAATGATGGTGCGCGTACACTCGTCGAAGATCCCACCATGCTGCTCACCCAGCTGGGTCGCGAACCGCTTGCGTAGGCGCTGTGCCGACAATTGAATCGGCGTCAGCGGGTTCTTGATCTCGTGGGCGATCCGACGAGCCACTTCGCGCCAAGCCTCCATGCGTTCGACTCGCAACAGATGACTCACATCCTCGAAGAACAGCATGACGCCCAGCGACGACCCAGCGTCGTCGCGCAGCGCCGCCGCCGTTACCAAGGCGGTAACGACACGATCGCCCCCGCCGAAACGCAACTGGCGTTCGACTTCGGCTTCGCCGCCCTCGACCACTTGACTGATCTGCTCCCCGATCTTGCGCAGATCGGAGCGCTCGAACACCGCTTGCCATGAGCGCCCTTCAACCTCGCGCGCACGCAAGCCGAGCATCGACTCCACCGCGCGGTTCACGGTGGTCACGGTGCCGGTTTGACCGATGGAGATGACGCCGGCCGCGATGTTGGCGAGGATGTTCTCGATGTAGCGCCGCCGCGCATCGAGCTCAGAGTGAATCGTCTTCAACTCGCCGGTCATGCGATTGAACGAATCGACGAGCGTCGCGACCTCCTCGTCGCCACCGGCGGCGATGCGATAGTCCCAGTTCCCTTGCGCCACTTCGCGCGTGCCCTCGGCGAGCCGCTGGATTGGCACCGTGATGCCCTTGGCGAGATAGAATCCGAACCAGGTCGCTGAGAAGATGACGACGAGCGTGATCAAGAGGAGCGTTAGGGTATAGCCGTTCTTGATCGGCTGCTTCATGGTCTTGAGCTGTCGATACTCCTGGAACGAGCGCGAGATATCCTCGGCGGTGCGACTAATCTGTCGCGGCACCACTTCGGCAATGACGATCGCACCAACCACTTGGCCGTCGGCATCCAGCACCGGCACTCCGCCGCGGACGAGATCACCCTTGCCAACGCGCTGTGTGCGAGCGATCGGCTCGCCCCTGAACAGCTGATCCATGATATCGAGCGGCGGCACGGGAAGTGTTGCGGTGCCGAGTTGCTCGCTTTGCGTTACCGCCGCCATCGCAGTGCGCGCGCCGTCGAACACCTCGATGCCGGCGAAATTCAGCTCGTGCAGCTTCTCGTTGAGAAACTCGTGCAGCTGCGCGCGCTTCGTCTGACTCCATAGTCCTCGTTGCTGGGTCTGCTCGGCCAACGCGCGCGCGGCGCGCAGCGACCGATTGGCAGCGGCCTGATAGTACGACTGCGCGACATCGAGCGAGCCCGCCAATGAGCTTTCCACGCGCACGCCGAACCAATTCTCGATCGCGGAGGTGAGGAAGCCCTGTGCGACGAGGAACAAAAGCAGCGTTGGGAACAGCGTCAGACTAACAAAGGCGAGCACCAAGCGGGTGCGCAACCGCGAACCGAGGATGCGCTGGCGGCGCTCGAACAGCAGCTTCACCAAATTGCGCGTGACCAGGAAGATCAGCAGGATCAGTAGGATCAAATTCAGGTTGATGAGCAGAAAGAAGACGATATTTCCCGATAGCGACGAGCTGTTGCTCAACTCCGGCAATCGAGTTTCGAACAGCGCTAGCACCAGCACCACCAGCGCGGTGATAGCGATGACGATGCCCTCACGACGGCGCCGGCGCCGCTCGTCGGGCGGTAGGTCCGGTCGTTCACGCCAGAGGCTACGCCAGCGAGACATAAGCAACCTGAGCAACTTGAGCAACGTGAAAAGGACGGCGCATTCTAAGAGCCCGGCATCTCGGCCGCAAGGGCCGCATCAGCGCCGGAGCAGATACAAGAGC encodes:
- a CDS encoding PAS domain S-box protein, encoding MSRWRSLWRERPDLPPDERRRRRREGIVIAITALVVLVLALFETRLPELSNSSSLSGNIVFFLLINLNLILLILLIFLVTRNLVKLLFERRQRILGSRLRTRLVLAFVSLTLFPTLLLFLVAQGFLTSAIENWFGVRVESSLAGSLDVAQSYYQAAANRSLRAARALAEQTQQRGLWSQTKRAQLHEFLNEKLHELNFAGIEVFDGARTAMAAVTQSEQLGTATLPVPPLDIMDQLFRGEPIARTQRVGKGDLVRGGVPVLDADGQVVGAIVIAEVVPRQISRTAEDISRSFQEYRQLKTMKQPIKNGYTLTLLLITLVVIFSATWFGFYLAKGITVPIQRLAEGTREVAQGNWDYRIAAGGDEEVATLVDSFNRMTGELKTIHSELDARRRYIENILANIAAGVISIGQTGTVTTVNRAVESMLGLRAREVEGRSWQAVFERSDLRKIGEQISQVVEGGEAEVERQLRFGGGDRVVTALVTAAALRDDAGSSLGVMLFFEDVSHLLRVERMEAWREVARRIAHEIKNPLTPIQLSAQRLRKRFATQLGEQHGGIFDECTRTIIRQVEELKKMVNEFSTFARLPAADLSSQDLNEIIEEALVLFREGHREIDFEWMPTAELPTLELDRAAIKRAIVNLLDNAVAACAAVTGERGRIAVSTQYEPRVGLVRLEVADTGTGMSDLTKGRIFEPYFSTKKEGTGLGLAIVSAIVADHQAYIRVRDNAPRGSRFVIEFPTRRRIPLARVGARI
- a CDS encoding MBL fold metallo-hydrolase, yielding MISNSAADSDRTFGRVTVLVGDKNGKYPHGNSILVRGRDTSLLIDPSLTVAQRADQLRGAADLVVLSHVHEDHVAGVFAFPDAPIYAHRADASGLRSMDGLMEIYGYGEPLTAGMRDYVTQTFHYTPRPDTLDYDDGAEFDLGGTRVRAVHLPGHTRGHNALLIEPEGVLFLGDIDLTGFGPYYGDAWSDLNDFERSLVRLPEIDARIWVSFHHVGIIEDRDVFTTKLAAFAAKIPAREQAILDFLAESRSLNELVAHRFLYPPHAHAPFIDAVEQRTIAQHLTRLIANGAVIAGDGGRFLRRD
- a CDS encoding flippase-like domain-containing protein, giving the protein MNGQLAEAQPVSTPPASAATTKAHRRWLPLAIVLGIGAFAVMFSFTDIREMQRVIARADPWLLLVPVVFTILSYLVMALSYHGIAEASDAQVPFGEMLKVTFVANTANYLVSSGGLSGFALRLYFFSRRGIASDTAVVISLVQTFLTNVTLLAFVLFGFAYLVAAQTLHGWALITTVVLLVFFSAAAVVALLLLFHRRVRRRTLFVLANTANWLLHRFVPHRKPGRMRIWRFQRNLNRGIEFMLARKSQMAAPAVYIFVDWIVTLGILYGAFLALHYPIPFTYVVVSFAVGTILALVSFIPGGLGIMEGSMAAIFANLGVPLETAVVAVLIFRVAYYVLPLIVSLFFFHGMFLQGAHIRPDLRNVDFNG
- the lpxC gene encoding UDP-3-O-[3-hydroxymyristoyl] N-acetylglucosamine deacetylase produces the protein METVATVLVVDDEAEIRASVRGVLADEGLRVLEAEDGRQALEVIEHEHPELVLLDIWMPEMDGIQLLERLRAEPFSPEVVMISGHGNIETAVKATKLGAFDFIEKPFSLEGLLRVVNRALDHRAAAHAATASPDLQPVNGATLQGALLRSGTAQRTLRRGVVASGQGLHTGTKTGLILQPMPPGSGIVFGTVSSDETVPAFLDYVDSTGYATTLHRGEITVKTVEHLLASLHAYGITNLLIKIQGEVPAMDGSAREFCQLIESAGTEEQGASIEPIEIDRRIAVGDPHGDGEAIWIDPADTFGVSYTLVYPHPVGTQEHTYRAGDPAIFREQIAPARTFAFLKDMKALAAMGLARGGRLDNCILIDEEKVVNTTLRFPNEFARHKILDVMGDLYLLGRPLRGFVTARRTGHSDNIALLQAIRESL
- a CDS encoding D-alanyl-D-alanine carboxypeptidase: MRGGGRSAILVGLVLSNSIAFPIIAHARSASVTATAAILIDRQSGQILWQRNIDLPLPPASTTKIVTALLALQSGRLDDSFVVSANAAQAAPSKISVRPGWRLRLRDLLYAILLNSANDASVVAAEGLGGSVDGFAGQMNTAVRTLGATHSHFVNPNGLPAANHYSTVHDLTTVFNAGLRWSLFRQVLETKRIVITPTAGSTRPIALHSHNRLLMSDYEIHVIGKTGWTIAAKKCFVGVASSGDRELLVAVLGSRDLWGDVKRLIDSGFRTETGGPTLVSNDVDWQLAAEDPVPQAAGDADEPAQVEPPRAVTYDIRVASFRGTDSATRLRSSLTKSGYHATVGRTGAGKKLRYHVTVGSYQTLKQAQDIARKLSRTHRVKPVVLKSSI